From Amycolatopsis cihanbeyliensis, a single genomic window includes:
- a CDS encoding GlxA family transcriptional regulator produces the protein MSQDFSHRVAVLVDEGSNPFELGVTTELFGLRRPELDRPWYEFTLCAAKPDIRMHLGMLTLAEVAGLDAADAADTLIVPNRPDPHHPTQPAALAAIARAAERGARLVSFCTGAFTLAEAGVLEGRRATTHWRWVEEFARRYPRLRLEPDVLFVDDNPVFTAAGSAAALDLGLHLIQRDHGAEVTNAVSRRLVFTGRRDGGQRQFVERPVPTVPDSSLAPVLAWAQERLDRRLTVADLAARAATSPATLHRRFRAELGTTPLAWLTTERVALACRLIERGDLQLDRVAGASGFGTTANLRAQLRRHTGLAPADYRRRFGRAPRSRPTGAPNGSPR, from the coding sequence ATGTCGCAAGATTTCTCGCATCGGGTCGCGGTGCTCGTGGACGAGGGTTCCAACCCGTTCGAGCTGGGCGTGACCACCGAGCTGTTCGGGCTGCGCCGCCCCGAGCTCGACCGGCCGTGGTACGAGTTCACGCTCTGCGCCGCGAAGCCGGACATTCGGATGCATCTCGGTATGCTCACCCTCGCCGAGGTCGCCGGCCTCGACGCGGCCGATGCGGCGGACACGCTGATCGTGCCCAACCGACCGGATCCGCACCATCCCACCCAGCCGGCGGCGCTGGCCGCGATCGCCCGCGCCGCCGAGCGCGGCGCGCGGCTGGTCAGCTTCTGCACCGGCGCCTTCACGCTGGCCGAAGCCGGGGTGCTGGAAGGGCGGAGAGCCACCACGCACTGGCGCTGGGTCGAGGAGTTCGCCCGCCGCTACCCCCGGCTCCGGCTCGAGCCCGATGTGCTGTTCGTGGACGACAACCCGGTGTTCACGGCGGCGGGCAGCGCCGCCGCGCTGGATCTGGGCCTGCATCTGATCCAGCGGGACCACGGAGCCGAGGTCACCAACGCGGTCAGCAGGCGGCTGGTCTTCACCGGCCGCCGCGACGGTGGGCAACGGCAGTTCGTGGAACGTCCGGTGCCCACCGTGCCGGACAGCTCACTCGCACCGGTGCTGGCCTGGGCACAGGAACGGCTGGACCGCCGGCTGACCGTCGCCGACCTCGCGGCCCGGGCCGCGACCAGCCCGGCCACCCTGCACCGCCGGTTCCGCGCCGAACTGGGCACCACCCCGCTGGCCTGGCTCACCACCGAGCGGGTGGCGCTGGCCTGCCGGTTGATCGAGCGTGGCGACCTCCAACTCGACCGGGTCGCCGGCGCGAGCGGATTCGGCACCACCGCGAACCTGCGGGCACAACTACGCCGGCACACCGGGCTGGCGCCCGCGGACTACCGGCGGCGGTTCGGCCGGGCCCC